The Diaphorobacter ruginosibacter genome contains a region encoding:
- a CDS encoding acyl-CoA synthetase gives MSQAQVTNLSLLLSQTAALHPDRPGLIQGERSWSWREIDDRVNAMVQALRNLGVKAGDKILVQSRNNLAMFESCWVAFRLGAVWVPTNFRLTAAEVAYLGSSSEAVAMLAEDCFAEHVDAVRAASSHLRHVVTIGTPRANEWSHEALVRDNLGAPPAPAAVTAQQPLWYFYTSGTTGRPKAAMLTHGQMAFIVTNHLADLVPGIDERDTAITVAPLSHGAGIHALLNVARGGANVLLPSEKFDPALFWSLVQEHRVSHLFTVPTIVKMLVEDPSVDAFDHSSLRYVIYAGAPMYRADQQTALRKLGPVLVQYYGLGEVTGCITVLPPRMHAADDADANAHVGSCGRPRTGMEVAILDARDEPVATGATGEICCRGPGVFAGYFNNPEATAKALRNGWFHTGDIGRIDARGLLYITGRESDMYISGGSNVYPREVEEVILTHPDVAEVAVLGIPDAKWGEIGVAVVVARSPSLDAESLLGHLDGRCARYRWPRHIFFWDALPRSGYGKVTKNDIRRQLFARGDLKEATTA, from the coding sequence ATGAGCCAGGCCCAGGTGACAAACCTCTCGCTGCTGTTGTCGCAGACGGCGGCGCTGCACCCGGACCGGCCGGGCCTGATCCAGGGCGAACGGTCATGGAGCTGGCGCGAAATCGACGACCGCGTCAATGCCATGGTCCAGGCCCTGCGCAATCTCGGCGTGAAGGCCGGTGACAAGATCCTGGTGCAGTCGCGCAACAACCTGGCGATGTTCGAGAGCTGCTGGGTGGCCTTCCGCCTGGGTGCCGTCTGGGTGCCGACCAACTTCCGGCTCACTGCCGCGGAGGTGGCGTATCTGGGCAGCTCGAGCGAGGCCGTCGCGATGCTCGCGGAGGACTGCTTTGCCGAGCACGTCGATGCGGTGCGCGCGGCATCGAGCCATCTTCGCCACGTTGTGACCATCGGCACGCCGCGCGCGAACGAGTGGAGCCACGAAGCCCTGGTGCGCGACAACCTGGGTGCACCGCCCGCACCCGCCGCGGTCACCGCGCAGCAGCCGCTCTGGTATTTCTACACCTCGGGCACCACGGGCCGTCCCAAGGCGGCCATGCTCACGCACGGGCAGATGGCCTTCATCGTGACGAACCACCTCGCGGACCTGGTGCCGGGCATCGACGAGCGCGACACCGCCATCACCGTCGCGCCGCTGTCGCATGGCGCAGGAATCCATGCGCTGCTGAACGTGGCACGCGGCGGCGCCAACGTGCTGCTGCCCAGCGAGAAATTCGATCCGGCCCTGTTCTGGAGCCTGGTGCAGGAGCATCGCGTGTCGCACCTGTTCACCGTTCCCACCATCGTGAAGATGCTGGTGGAGGACCCGAGCGTGGATGCCTTCGACCACAGCAGCCTGCGCTACGTGATCTATGCCGGAGCACCGATGTACCGTGCGGACCAGCAGACGGCCCTGCGCAAGCTGGGCCCCGTGCTCGTGCAGTACTACGGCCTGGGCGAGGTCACGGGGTGCATCACCGTGCTGCCACCGCGCATGCACGCAGCGGACGATGCCGATGCCAACGCCCACGTCGGCTCGTGCGGCAGGCCACGCACCGGCATGGAGGTGGCCATCCTCGATGCCCGGGACGAGCCCGTCGCGACAGGAGCCACGGGAGAGATCTGCTGCCGCGGCCCGGGGGTCTTCGCGGGCTATTTCAACAACCCGGAGGCCACGGCCAAGGCGCTACGCAACGGCTGGTTCCACACCGGCGACATTGGCCGCATCGACGCCCGCGGGCTGCTCTACATCACCGGCCGGGAGTCGGACATGTACATCTCCGGCGGCTCCAACGTCTATCCGCGCGAGGTGGAGGAAGTCATCCTCACGCACCCCGATGTGGCCGAGGTCGCCGTGCTCGGCATTCCCGACGCCAAATGGGGCGAGATCGGCGTTGCCGTCGTCGTCGCACGCAGTCCGTCGCTCGATGCCGAGTCCCTGCTCGGCCATCTGGACGGACGCTGCGCCAGGTACCGCTGGCCGCGCCACATCTTCTTCTGGGATGCCCTGCCCCGGTCCGGCTACGGCAAGGTCACCAAGAACGACATCCGCAGGCAGCTCTTTGCGCGCGGAGACCTGAAGGAGGCCACCACCGCATAG
- a CDS encoding TRAP transporter substrate-binding protein has protein sequence MTMTRRTVLNAAAAATLAAPWIHARAAKAEFTYKYANNLPVTHPMNIRAKEMSAAILAETNGRVDIQIFPSSQLGSDTDVLSQLRSGGVEFFTLSGLILSTLVPGAAITGVGFAFKDYDAVWKALDGELGAHVRGLINKANLVVMDRIWDNGFRQITSSAKPVNTAADLANFKIRVPVSPMWTSMFKALGASPTSINFAEVYTALQTKVVDGQENPFAVIDTAKLYEVQKYCSVTNHMWDGFWFLGNRRAWERLPEDLRAIVARNINAAGMKQRADVAAMNTSLQQALAGKGMAVSEAQNATFRDHLKKAGFYNEWKSKFGPEAWAVLERSVGALT, from the coding sequence ATGACAATGACCCGACGCACCGTTCTGAATGCTGCAGCCGCCGCAACGCTTGCAGCACCCTGGATCCATGCCCGCGCCGCCAAGGCCGAGTTCACCTACAAGTACGCCAACAACCTGCCTGTCACGCATCCCATGAACATCCGTGCCAAGGAGATGTCGGCGGCGATCCTGGCCGAGACCAACGGGCGCGTGGACATACAGATCTTCCCCTCCAGCCAGCTGGGCAGCGACACGGACGTGCTGAGCCAGCTGCGCTCGGGCGGGGTCGAGTTCTTCACGCTCTCGGGCCTGATCCTCTCGACCCTGGTGCCCGGAGCCGCCATCACCGGCGTAGGCTTTGCCTTCAAGGACTATGACGCGGTGTGGAAGGCGCTCGACGGGGAGCTTGGGGCCCACGTGCGTGGCCTCATCAACAAGGCCAACCTGGTGGTGATGGACCGCATCTGGGACAACGGCTTCCGCCAGATCACCTCGTCGGCCAAGCCGGTGAACACCGCCGCCGACCTGGCCAACTTCAAGATCCGCGTGCCGGTGTCGCCGATGTGGACCTCGATGTTCAAGGCGCTGGGCGCATCGCCCACCTCGATCAACTTCGCCGAGGTCTACACCGCCCTGCAGACCAAGGTGGTGGACGGCCAGGAGAATCCGTTCGCCGTGATCGACACCGCCAAGCTCTATGAAGTGCAGAAGTATTGCTCGGTCACCAATCACATGTGGGATGGTTTCTGGTTCCTTGGCAACCGGCGCGCATGGGAGCGCCTGCCGGAAGACCTGCGTGCCATCGTCGCGAGGAACATCAACGCTGCCGGCATGAAGCAGCGCGCCGATGTCGCCGCGATGAACACATCGCTGCAGCAGGCTCTCGCGGGCAAAGGCATGGCGGTCAGCGAGGCACAGAACGCGACCTTCCGTGACCACCTGAAGAAGGCCGGCTTCTACAACGAATGGAAATCCAAGTTCGGCCCCGAGGCATGGGCCGTCCTCGAGCGCTCGGTCGGAGCGCTGACATGA
- a CDS encoding TRAP transporter large permease subunit: MSWAVESTGALDGAHGSAPGSWPPAVPTSHGLITRIDRLLGGFVEIVAAALVLADIVVLLAGVVARFVFHQPLVWSDELASMLFIWLAMLGAVIALRRGEHMRMTAAVTRMGPQRRAVFEALAQCASIAFLALTIWPAWEYASEERFITTSALEISNAWRAAALPTGIMLMLAFAAMRLLRETSLGSVTKAALITAIILGGFWMGASVFEDLGRWNLLIFFVGVGAGCVFSGIPIAFAFGLASLGYLSLGTTTGLSVIIGRMDEGMSHLILLAVPLFVFLGLLIEMTGMAKAMVNFLAGMLGHVKGGLSYVLVGAMYLVSGISGSKAADMAAIAPALFPEMKKRGADEGDLVALLSATGAQTETVPPSLVLITIGSVTGVSIAALFTGGLLPAVVLGAMLCGVVWKRSRGEQLGNVEKLCWSKIAGLAAYALPALALPFVIRAAVVEGIATATEVSTIGIAYAVIAGLTFYRQFDWKRLLPMLVSTASLSGAILLIIGTATAMAWGLTQSGFSSSLASAMGGLPGGAAMFMVVSMVAFIFLGAVLEGIPAVVLFGPLLFPIARQLGIHEVHYSMVVILSMGLGLFAPPLGVGYYSACAIGRVNPDKGIRPMLGYMLALLIGTALVAAVPWLSIGFL, encoded by the coding sequence ATGAGCTGGGCGGTTGAATCGACCGGAGCGCTGGACGGCGCGCACGGGAGTGCGCCCGGAAGCTGGCCGCCCGCCGTGCCGACATCGCACGGCCTGATCACGCGGATCGACCGGCTGCTGGGCGGCTTCGTGGAAATCGTGGCCGCCGCGCTGGTGCTGGCGGACATCGTCGTTCTGCTCGCGGGCGTGGTCGCGCGCTTCGTGTTCCACCAGCCGCTCGTATGGTCGGATGAGCTCGCATCGATGCTGTTCATCTGGCTGGCGATGCTGGGCGCCGTGATTGCCCTGCGCCGCGGCGAGCACATGCGCATGACGGCCGCCGTGACGCGCATGGGGCCGCAGCGGCGCGCGGTGTTCGAGGCCCTCGCGCAATGCGCCTCCATCGCCTTTCTCGCGCTGACGATCTGGCCGGCGTGGGAATATGCGTCGGAGGAGCGCTTCATCACCACCTCGGCGCTCGAGATATCGAACGCCTGGCGCGCCGCCGCCCTGCCCACCGGCATCATGCTGATGCTCGCATTTGCCGCCATGCGCCTGCTGCGCGAGACCTCCCTTGGCAGCGTGACCAAGGCCGCGCTGATCACCGCGATCATCCTCGGGGGCTTCTGGATGGGCGCGAGCGTCTTCGAAGACCTGGGCCGCTGGAACCTGCTGATCTTCTTCGTGGGAGTGGGTGCGGGATGCGTCTTCTCGGGCATACCGATCGCCTTTGCCTTCGGGCTCGCTTCGCTCGGCTACCTGTCGCTCGGGACCACCACAGGCCTCTCGGTGATCATCGGGCGCATGGACGAAGGCATGTCGCACCTCATTCTGCTGGCCGTTCCATTGTTCGTCTTCCTGGGCCTGCTCATCGAGATGACGGGCATGGCCAAGGCCATGGTCAATTTCCTGGCCGGCATGCTCGGGCATGTCAAGGGCGGCCTGTCCTACGTGCTGGTGGGAGCGATGTACCTGGTCTCCGGCATCTCGGGATCGAAGGCGGCGGACATGGCGGCGATCGCACCCGCACTGTTCCCCGAAATGAAGAAACGCGGCGCCGACGAGGGAGACCTCGTAGCTCTGCTGTCCGCCACCGGGGCCCAGACTGAGACGGTTCCGCCCAGCCTGGTGCTGATCACCATCGGCTCGGTCACGGGCGTGTCGATTGCGGCGCTGTTCACGGGCGGGCTGCTGCCGGCCGTCGTCCTGGGAGCGATGCTGTGCGGGGTGGTCTGGAAGCGCAGCCGCGGCGAGCAGCTCGGAAACGTGGAGAAGCTGTGCTGGAGCAAGATCGCGGGCCTCGCGGCCTACGCCCTGCCCGCACTGGCGTTGCCCTTCGTGATCCGGGCTGCGGTGGTCGAGGGCATCGCCACGGCCACCGAGGTGTCCACCATCGGCATTGCCTACGCTGTCATCGCCGGGCTCACGTTCTACCGCCAGTTCGACTGGAAACGGCTCCTGCCCATGCTCGTGTCGACGGCCTCTCTCTCGGGAGCGATCCTGCTGATCATCGGCACAGCAACGGCCATGGCCTGGGGTCTCACCCAATCGGGCTTCTCGAGTTCGCTCGCAAGCGCGATGGGAGGACTGCCCGGCGGCGCGGCGATGTTCATGGTGGTATCGATGGTCGCGTTCATCTTTCTGGGCGCCGTGCTGGAAGGCATTCCCGCCGTGGTGCTGTTCGGCCCCCTGCTGTTCCCGATCGCCAGGCAGTTGGGCATCCACGAGGTGCACTATTCCATGGTGGTGATCCTCTCGATGGGATTGGGTCTCTTCGCGCCGCCTCTGGGCGTGGGCTACTACTCGGCCTGTGCCATCGGCCGCGTGAACCCCGACAAGGGCATCCGGCCCATGCTGGGCTACATGCTCGCGTTGCTGATCGGCACCGCGCTGGTGGCGGCCGTGCCCTGGCTGTCCATCGGATTCCTGTAG
- a CDS encoding LysR family transcriptional regulator produces the protein MELRHLRCFVAVAEELHFGKAAERLHLSQPPVSLAIKELESELGVMLFERTSRRISLTRIGEEMLKEARTALASAEAMRRLAKDECMGTTGTISIAFISLAAYAFLPDLLREFSSAYPRVKVQLRESTTDRIIEDLEQGRLDLGFGFLTPQQPAAIANEILLREPLVVALPAGHPQASRKAIDLRDLANENFLGFERYYGPLMFDAIVATCMRHGFSPRMFPATQMHTIVSLVSGGLGVALVPACVTVQRREGVTYRPMLGEKTYVETCAMWRQAHQSPVLLAFLKLMAERQSSA, from the coding sequence ATGGAGCTGAGGCATTTGCGATGTTTCGTCGCCGTCGCCGAAGAATTGCATTTCGGCAAGGCGGCAGAGCGCCTGCACCTGTCCCAGCCTCCTGTCAGCCTCGCCATCAAGGAGCTGGAATCCGAGCTCGGGGTGATGCTTTTCGAGCGCACTTCAAGGCGCATCTCCCTCACGCGCATCGGCGAGGAGATGCTCAAGGAGGCCCGCACGGCGCTCGCGTCCGCGGAGGCCATGAGGCGGCTGGCCAAGGACGAGTGCATGGGCACCACCGGCACGATCTCCATCGCCTTTATCAGCCTCGCGGCCTACGCCTTTCTTCCCGACCTGCTGCGCGAGTTCAGCAGTGCCTATCCGCGCGTGAAGGTGCAACTGCGCGAAAGCACGACGGATCGCATCATCGAGGACCTGGAGCAGGGCCGGCTCGACCTGGGCTTCGGGTTCCTCACGCCGCAGCAGCCCGCCGCCATCGCCAACGAGATCCTGCTGCGCGAGCCACTGGTCGTCGCCCTGCCCGCGGGACACCCGCAGGCTTCGCGCAAGGCCATCGACCTGCGCGATCTCGCGAATGAAAACTTCCTTGGCTTCGAGCGCTACTACGGCCCGCTGATGTTCGACGCCATCGTCGCCACCTGCATGCGCCACGGCTTCAGCCCGAGGATGTTTCCTGCGACGCAGATGCACACGATCGTGAGCCTGGTCTCCGGCGGGCTGGGCGTCGCGCTCGTTCCCGCCTGCGTGACGGTCCAGCGGCGCGAAGGCGTCACGTACCGTCCAATGCTGGGCGAGAAGACCTACGTGGAGACCTGCGCCATGTGGCGCCAGGCCCATCAATCGCCGGTGCTGCTGGCCTTTCTGAAGCTCATGGCCGAACGGCAGTCCTCTGCGTGA
- the mnmC gene encoding FAD-dependent 5-carboxymethylaminomethyl-2-thiouridine(34) oxidoreductase MnmC: protein MTEPLDWLPDGTPFSQRFNDRYHSDVNHGLDQARDVFMRGCGLPEAWAHQPQWRILETGFGLGLNFLVTWKAWREDPARCGVLHFTSCEAWPVSADDLLRATPQELGPLAQELSAQFFGLLPGVHRLSFDAGRVLLTLCIGDAQAMLRQQSPRADSVYLDGFSPKVNPELWNVHLFKAVARCCHRGTRLATWTIARAVRDDLAQCGFEVQKVPGVPPKRDNLQATYNPRWQPRERRDRREALPDVAWDTTGTQPMHCMVIGAGLAGSACAASLARRGWQVTVIDAATAAAGASGLPAGIFAPHVSPDDSVLSRLSRAGVRATLQALQPLQRGMDWDECGVLENRIDHSPGIPPGWTTDARSAGADWSRPASASQCTDNGLPADATACWHVRAGWVRPPRLVTHQLAHPGIRLLQHARVARVDRLSRNHDGPAPWQALDDQGQTIATADLVIVTAGFDSHQLLARRWPLQALRGQISWGAHARQVPATPWPHAPVNGHGNLVPAFPLGDDHPSDLGWVLGSTFERDVSELPPSSEERAAAHAANFEKLRALVPRLAEALQPSFAAAQSSGQPPDEEMGAVRHWSAVRCASHDRLPIVGPVDHARLPGLWVSTAMGSRGLTLSVLCAELLAARLHNEPLPLESRLAQLLSSERQG, encoded by the coding sequence ATGACCGAGCCCCTCGACTGGCTTCCCGACGGAACCCCCTTCAGCCAACGCTTCAACGACCGCTACCACAGCGATGTCAACCACGGACTCGACCAGGCGCGCGACGTCTTCATGCGTGGCTGCGGGCTGCCCGAGGCCTGGGCCCACCAGCCGCAGTGGCGCATCCTCGAAACCGGTTTCGGGCTGGGACTCAATTTCCTCGTCACCTGGAAGGCCTGGAGGGAGGACCCGGCGCGCTGCGGCGTGCTGCATTTCACCTCCTGCGAGGCGTGGCCCGTCAGCGCCGACGATCTCCTGCGAGCGACGCCGCAGGAACTCGGGCCGCTCGCCCAGGAGCTGAGCGCCCAGTTCTTCGGCCTGCTGCCCGGCGTGCACCGCCTCTCGTTCGATGCAGGCCGGGTACTGCTGACGCTGTGCATCGGCGATGCACAGGCCATGCTGCGCCAGCAGTCACCGCGCGCGGACAGCGTGTATCTCGACGGGTTCAGCCCCAAGGTCAACCCCGAACTCTGGAATGTGCATCTGTTCAAGGCCGTTGCGCGCTGCTGCCATCGCGGCACGCGGCTTGCCACCTGGACCATCGCACGCGCGGTGCGTGACGACCTCGCACAGTGCGGGTTCGAGGTGCAGAAGGTGCCCGGCGTGCCGCCCAAGCGCGACAACCTGCAGGCCACCTACAACCCGCGCTGGCAGCCCCGCGAGCGGCGCGACAGGCGCGAGGCCCTGCCGGACGTGGCGTGGGACACCACAGGTACGCAGCCCATGCATTGCATGGTCATCGGCGCGGGCCTGGCCGGCAGTGCCTGCGCGGCAAGTCTTGCACGGCGCGGCTGGCAGGTCACGGTCATCGATGCCGCCACGGCTGCGGCAGGCGCTTCAGGCTTGCCCGCCGGCATTTTTGCGCCCCATGTCTCGCCCGACGACAGCGTGCTCTCGCGGCTTTCCCGCGCGGGCGTGCGTGCCACGCTGCAGGCGCTGCAGCCCTTGCAGCGAGGCATGGACTGGGACGAGTGCGGCGTGCTTGAGAACCGCATCGATCATTCGCCCGGCATTCCGCCAGGGTGGACCACGGATGCCCGCAGCGCGGGCGCCGACTGGAGCCGCCCCGCCTCGGCATCGCAGTGCACCGACAACGGGCTGCCCGCCGACGCCACCGCATGCTGGCATGTGCGCGCAGGCTGGGTCAGACCGCCACGGCTCGTCACGCACCAACTCGCACACCCCGGCATTCGCCTTCTGCAACATGCCAGAGTGGCCCGGGTGGACCGGCTCAGCCGGAACCACGACGGCCCTGCCCCGTGGCAAGCGCTGGACGACCAGGGGCAGACCATCGCAACGGCCGACCTGGTCATCGTCACCGCCGGCTTCGACAGCCACCAACTGCTGGCACGGCGCTGGCCGCTGCAGGCCCTGCGCGGCCAGATCAGCTGGGGAGCGCATGCCCGGCAGGTGCCGGCCACGCCCTGGCCTCACGCCCCGGTGAACGGCCATGGCAACCTCGTGCCCGCCTTTCCCCTTGGGGACGACCATCCCTCGGACCTTGGCTGGGTGCTGGGCTCGACCTTCGAGCGCGACGTGTCCGAACTGCCACCGTCTTCCGAGGAGCGGGCGGCGGCGCATGCCGCCAATTTCGAGAAGCTGCGGGCACTGGTGCCCAGGCTGGCCGAGGCGCTGCAGCCCTCGTTCGCCGCAGCGCAGTCATCCGGACAGCCACCGGACGAAGAAATGGGCGCCGTGCGCCACTGGTCTGCCGTGCGCTGTGCATCGCACGACCGCCTGCCCATCGTGGGCCCGGTCGATCATGCACGGCTGCCGGGCCTGTGGGTCTCCACCGCCATGGGCTCGCGCGGGCTCACGCTGTCCGTGCTGTGCGCTGAGCTGCTGGCGGCACGGCTGCACAACGAGCCGCTGCCGCTGGAGTCCAGGCTGGCCCAGTTGCTCAGCAGCGAACGCCAGGGCTGA
- a CDS encoding nitrite/sulfite reductase, with amino-acid sequence MYQYTEFDKQFISLRAEQYRDQLERFQAGKITNDEFKPLRLQNGWYVQRYAPMLRVAVPYGELSSTQLRVLAKVAREYDQPDAALLAEAQATQEKLGDIPLADGRRIGTVLKHGYGHFTTRTNVQFNWIPLDKSADVMDLLASVQLHGIQTSGNCIRNITTDALAGIAEDEIVDPRPYSEILRQWSTLHPEFSFLPRKFKLSLNGAKEDRAALGWYDTGLQLVKNEAGEIGFKVRVGGGMGRTPVISPVLREFLPWNQIMNYLEAVIRVYNRYGRRDNLWKARIKILVKSEGQSYIDQVEEEFRSIVEDEGGPHTITQAEFDRVAANFKEPELDLSPSDAEAETLALLRTASNENSDFGRWLHSNVLPHRLPQLRAVVLSFKRLGYAPGDATADQMDAAADLADRFSHGELRVTHEQNLMLPWVRRDQLPELYKAAKALGLAKANIGLLTDMIACPGGDFCSLANARSLPIAEAITERYQDLDELWDLGEIDLHISGCINSCGHHHSGHIGILGVDKDGKEWYQITLGGADGTHLSGPATPGKIIGPSFSAAEVPGVIEALLQTYRDQREALPHDTARAAHGQKHENFIDTVRRIGIEPFKAAANAVRQNAHAAA; translated from the coding sequence ATGTACCAATACACAGAGTTCGACAAGCAGTTCATCAGCCTCCGCGCCGAGCAGTACCGCGACCAGCTGGAGCGTTTTCAGGCCGGAAAGATCACGAACGACGAGTTCAAGCCGCTGCGCCTGCAGAATGGCTGGTATGTGCAGCGCTACGCGCCAATGCTGCGCGTGGCCGTGCCCTACGGCGAGCTCTCCAGCACCCAGCTGCGCGTGCTGGCCAAGGTAGCGCGCGAATATGACCAGCCCGACGCGGCGCTGCTGGCCGAGGCCCAGGCCACACAGGAAAAGCTGGGAGACATCCCGCTCGCCGATGGCCGCCGTATCGGCACCGTGCTCAAGCACGGCTACGGCCACTTCACGACCCGCACCAATGTGCAATTCAACTGGATTCCGCTCGACAAGAGCGCGGACGTGATGGATCTGCTGGCTTCCGTCCAGCTGCACGGCATCCAGACCAGCGGCAACTGCATCCGCAACATCACCACCGACGCGCTGGCGGGTATTGCGGAAGATGAAATCGTCGATCCGCGCCCCTACTCGGAAATCCTGCGCCAGTGGAGCACGCTGCACCCCGAGTTCTCGTTCCTGCCGCGCAAGTTCAAGCTCTCGCTCAATGGCGCCAAGGAAGACCGCGCCGCGCTCGGCTGGTATGACACCGGACTGCAGCTCGTGAAGAACGAAGCGGGCGAAATCGGCTTCAAGGTGCGCGTGGGCGGCGGCATGGGCCGCACTCCGGTGATCAGCCCCGTGCTGCGCGAGTTCCTGCCATGGAACCAGATCATGAATTACCTCGAAGCGGTGATTCGCGTCTACAACCGCTATGGCCGCCGCGACAACCTGTGGAAGGCCCGCATCAAGATCCTCGTGAAAAGCGAAGGGCAGAGCTACATCGATCAGGTGGAAGAAGAGTTCCGCTCCATCGTCGAAGACGAAGGCGGCCCGCACACCATCACGCAGGCTGAATTCGACCGCGTGGCGGCCAACTTCAAGGAGCCCGAACTCGACCTCTCGCCCTCCGATGCCGAGGCCGAAACCCTGGCCCTGCTGCGCACCGCGAGCAACGAGAACAGCGACTTCGGCCGCTGGCTGCACAGCAATGTGCTGCCGCACCGCCTGCCTCAGCTGCGCGCCGTGGTGCTGTCGTTCAAGCGCCTGGGCTATGCGCCCGGCGATGCGACGGCCGACCAGATGGATGCCGCCGCCGACCTCGCCGACAGGTTCTCGCACGGCGAGCTGCGCGTGACCCATGAGCAGAACCTGATGCTGCCCTGGGTGCGCCGCGACCAGTTGCCCGAGCTGTACAAGGCGGCGAAGGCACTGGGCCTCGCCAAGGCCAACATCGGCCTGCTGACCGACATGATCGCCTGCCCCGGCGGGGATTTCTGCTCGCTCGCCAATGCCCGCAGCCTGCCGATCGCCGAGGCGATCACCGAGCGCTACCAGGACCTGGACGAGCTGTGGGACCTGGGCGAGATCGACCTGCACATCAGCGGTTGCATCAACTCCTGCGGCCACCACCACAGCGGCCACATCGGCATCCTCGGCGTCGACAAGGACGGCAAGGAGTGGTACCAGATCACGCTGGGCGGCGCGGACGGAACCCATCTCTCCGGTCCCGCCACGCCCGGCAAGATCATCGGCCCGTCGTTCAGCGCGGCCGAAGTGCCCGGCGTGATCGAGGCACTGCTGCAGACCTACCGCGACCAGCGCGAAGCCCTGCCGCATGACACGGCCCGCGCCGCCCACGGCCAGAAGCACGAGAACTTCATCGACACCGTGCGCCGCATCGGCATCGAGCCCTTCAAGGCCGCCGCCAACGCCGTGCGCCAGAACGCTCACGCCGCCGCGTGA
- a CDS encoding DUF934 domain-containing protein, giving the protein MKILAANEHQLPESGVVELPNDADPLALDLSGITRIDLNFPKFTDGRAFSQARLLRQRRKFTGEIRATGDVLIDQLVQMARCGFDVAVLREGVDASDAQRQFERFHAFYQGDVSHPLPHFREAA; this is encoded by the coding sequence ATGAAAATTCTTGCTGCCAACGAACACCAGCTGCCGGAGTCGGGCGTCGTCGAACTGCCCAATGACGCCGATCCGCTCGCTCTGGACCTTTCCGGCATCACGCGCATCGACCTGAACTTTCCCAAGTTCACCGACGGCCGTGCATTCAGCCAGGCCCGCCTGCTGCGCCAGCGCCGCAAGTTCACGGGCGAGATCCGTGCCACCGGCGACGTATTGATCGACCAGCTGGTACAGATGGCACGCTGCGGCTTCGACGTGGCTGTGCTGCGCGAGGGCGTGGACGCCTCCGACGCCCAGCGCCAGTTCGAACGCTTTCACGCCTTCTACCAGGGCGACGTGAGCCACCCCCTGCCGCACTTCCGCGAAGCCGCCTGA
- the cysD gene encoding sulfate adenylyltransferase subunit CysD: protein MNARTEPALLSQLSNRHLDALEEETIFVLREVAAAFERPALLFSGGKDSLVMLRCAEKAFGAGRLPYPLLMIDTGHNFPEVTDFRDFRAKELGAELIVRSVEDSMARGTVRLAHPGESRNVHQSVTLLEAIEEFRFDALIGGARRDEEKARAKERIFSHRDSFGQWQPKAQRPELWTLFNTRLAPGEHFRVFPISNWTELDVWQYIDREKIALPSIYYTHRREVVERKGLLVPVTELTPPRDGEEVVTRDVRFRTVGDITCTCPVESTAATAGDIVIETLAAEVSERGATRMDDKTSEASMEKRKKDGYF, encoded by the coding sequence ATGAACGCTCGTACCGAACCCGCGCTGCTCTCGCAACTGAGCAACCGCCATCTGGATGCGCTGGAAGAAGAAACCATCTTCGTGCTGCGCGAAGTGGCCGCCGCCTTTGAACGCCCCGCCCTGCTGTTTTCGGGCGGCAAGGACTCGCTGGTGATGCTGCGCTGCGCGGAAAAGGCCTTCGGCGCGGGTCGCCTGCCCTACCCGCTGCTGATGATCGACACCGGCCACAACTTCCCCGAGGTGACCGATTTCCGCGACTTCCGCGCCAAGGAGCTCGGAGCCGAGCTGATCGTGCGCAGCGTCGAGGATTCGATGGCGCGCGGCACGGTGCGCCTGGCCCATCCGGGTGAATCGCGGAACGTGCACCAGTCGGTCACGCTGCTCGAGGCCATCGAGGAATTCCGCTTCGACGCGCTGATCGGCGGCGCTCGCCGCGACGAGGAGAAGGCCCGCGCCAAGGAGCGCATCTTCTCGCACCGCGACAGCTTCGGCCAATGGCAGCCCAAGGCGCAGCGCCCCGAACTGTGGACGCTGTTCAACACGCGCCTGGCACCCGGAGAGCACTTCCGTGTGTTCCCGATCAGCAACTGGACCGAACTCGACGTGTGGCAGTACATCGACCGCGAGAAGATCGCACTGCCCTCGATCTACTACACGCACCGCCGCGAAGTGGTCGAGCGCAAGGGCCTGCTCGTGCCCGTGACCGAACTCACACCACCGCGCGACGGCGAGGAAGTGGTGACCCGCGACGTGCGCTTTCGCACCGTGGGCGACATCACCTGCACCTGCCCCGTGGAAAGCACGGCAGCAACGGCCGGCGACATCGTGATCGAGACGCTGGCGGCCGAAGTGAGCGAGCGAGGCGCAACCCGCATGGACGACAAGACCAGCGAAGCCTCCATGGAAAAGCGCAAGAAGGACGGATATTTCTGA